In Luteibacter mycovicinus, a genomic segment contains:
- a CDS encoding CPBP family intramembrane glutamic endopeptidase produces MSAPPTVVTRPSLPVRLLRSPVGRILVFAVTLSALGFIAGRIYNGIGLPRGSLPFDQVTPLIEAFRLLPIVIAYWLLVRTIERRRIDELAPRKAVPHLALGLIGGAALFSLVVGTLYALGVFVVDGVNHDVAWLGPILVTGVGAGVGEEIISRGVLFRIVEEGLGTWASLIISAAFFGGVHIWNPGATAWSAIAIALEAGLLFGLLYNVTRSLWLCMGVHAAWNMAQGPFYGIPVSGFEQHGLLASHMQGPEWLTGGAFGAEASVAALCICSMATAVCLAVAIRRGTLVPPPWRRVPQAPVV; encoded by the coding sequence ATGTCCGCGCCGCCCACTGTCGTTACCCGTCCCTCGCTGCCTGTGCGCCTCTTGCGCTCACCGGTCGGTCGCATTCTGGTTTTCGCCGTGACGCTCAGCGCACTGGGCTTCATCGCCGGCCGCATCTACAACGGCATCGGTCTGCCCCGGGGCAGCCTGCCATTCGATCAGGTCACACCCCTGATCGAGGCCTTCCGGCTGCTGCCCATCGTGATCGCCTACTGGCTGCTGGTGCGGACGATCGAGCGACGGCGGATCGACGAGCTCGCGCCACGCAAGGCTGTCCCGCATCTGGCCCTCGGCCTGATCGGCGGCGCGGCGCTGTTTTCGCTGGTCGTGGGAACCCTCTACGCCCTGGGCGTCTTCGTCGTCGACGGCGTGAACCACGACGTGGCCTGGCTCGGTCCCATCCTGGTCACGGGAGTCGGTGCCGGCGTGGGAGAGGAAATCATCAGCCGCGGCGTGCTCTTCCGCATCGTCGAAGAAGGCCTGGGGACCTGGGCTTCGCTGATCATCTCCGCGGCCTTCTTCGGCGGCGTGCACATCTGGAACCCCGGCGCGACCGCCTGGAGCGCCATCGCCATTGCGCTGGAAGCCGGGCTCCTGTTCGGGCTGCTCTACAACGTGACCCGCTCCCTCTGGCTCTGCATGGGCGTCCACGCCGCGTGGAACATGGCCCAGGGGCCGTTCTACGGCATTCCGGTGTCGGGCTTCGAACAGCACGGCCTGCTGGCCTCCCATATGCAGGGGCCCGAATGGCTCACCGGCGGCGCGTTCGGCGCCGAGGCCTCTGTCGCGGCGCTTTGCATCTGCTCGATGGCGACGGCCGTATGTCTTGCCGTGGCGATCCGCCGCGGCACACTGGTCCCACCGCCGTGGCGTCGCGTCCCGCAGGCTCCAGTCGTGTGA
- a CDS encoding FAD-dependent oxidoreductase, translating into MAIPSENDPSSPMNRREQTFPHLSEEMAARLVRYGVEETVPAGTLLFERGQRRVDYFFVLEGSIEVYDFHENGAPNIFVVHGPNQFTGEVDLFSERQVMVNGRTAVDTRLVRLNPLQFRKLVSGEPDIGEIIMRAFILRRVGLIQSGQGGVILAGSAHAADTVRLRSFLIRNGYPYRLLDTDIDEDARHLIDGFGLDPEECPVVILPDRTVLKCPTTSQLADELGISILLDTDHVHDVAVIGAGPAGLAAAVYAASEGLDTLVLESLAPGGQAGTSSKIENYLGFPTGISGQALAGRAQVQAMKFGAHMAIAREVQGLDCSAHPFRLKLDNGTVVTAKSVVIATGARYRKLDHVDYERFEGQGIHYAATAMEATLCAGEEVVIVGGGNSAGQAAVFLARTVAQVHILVRGSGLAATMSDYLVQRIDQSPRITLHTHCKVDHLDGDAYLREVGWICNDGTQTRKKIGALFVMIGAEPNTAWLDGCLDLDRKGFVLTGRDADGYATPSPFATTLRGVFAVGDVRSGSIKRVASGVGEGSVVVQAIHRYLHPSPV; encoded by the coding sequence ATGGCCATACCGTCAGAAAACGATCCGTCGAGCCCGATGAACCGTCGTGAGCAGACCTTCCCCCACCTTAGCGAAGAGATGGCGGCGCGGCTGGTGAGGTACGGAGTGGAAGAGACGGTCCCGGCCGGCACGCTGCTGTTCGAGCGTGGGCAGCGGCGCGTGGATTATTTCTTCGTGCTGGAGGGCAGTATCGAGGTCTACGACTTCCACGAGAACGGCGCGCCCAACATCTTCGTCGTCCACGGTCCGAACCAGTTCACCGGTGAGGTCGACCTCTTCAGCGAGCGCCAGGTGATGGTCAATGGCCGGACGGCCGTCGATACGCGTCTTGTCCGGCTCAATCCCCTGCAGTTCCGTAAGCTGGTGTCCGGTGAGCCGGATATCGGCGAAATCATCATGCGTGCCTTCATCCTGCGCCGCGTGGGTCTCATTCAGAGCGGGCAGGGCGGCGTGATCCTGGCAGGCTCCGCCCACGCGGCGGACACGGTGCGCCTGCGCAGCTTCCTGATTCGCAATGGCTACCCGTACCGCTTGCTGGACACGGATATCGATGAAGACGCGCGCCACCTGATCGACGGGTTCGGCCTCGATCCGGAGGAGTGTCCGGTCGTCATCCTGCCTGATCGAACGGTACTCAAGTGCCCGACGACTTCCCAGCTGGCCGACGAACTGGGCATCTCCATCCTGCTCGATACCGATCACGTGCACGACGTCGCGGTCATCGGCGCCGGGCCCGCGGGACTCGCCGCGGCCGTGTACGCCGCGTCGGAGGGACTGGACACGCTGGTGCTGGAATCGCTGGCGCCGGGTGGTCAGGCCGGCACCAGCTCGAAGATCGAAAACTACCTCGGCTTTCCCACCGGTATTTCGGGGCAGGCCCTGGCCGGCCGCGCCCAGGTACAGGCCATGAAGTTCGGTGCGCACATGGCCATCGCGCGTGAAGTGCAGGGCCTGGACTGCTCGGCGCACCCGTTCCGTCTCAAGCTCGACAACGGCACCGTCGTCACGGCGAAGTCCGTGGTCATCGCGACGGGTGCGCGCTATCGCAAGCTCGATCACGTCGACTACGAGCGCTTCGAGGGCCAGGGCATTCATTACGCCGCGACGGCGATGGAAGCGACGCTCTGTGCCGGCGAGGAAGTGGTGATCGTCGGCGGCGGCAACAGCGCGGGTCAGGCGGCGGTTTTCCTCGCGCGCACCGTGGCGCAAGTACATATCCTCGTGCGCGGCAGCGGGCTCGCCGCGACCATGTCGGATTACCTGGTGCAGCGTATCGACCAGTCGCCGCGCATTACGCTGCATACGCACTGCAAGGTGGATCACCTCGACGGCGATGCCTATCTGCGTGAGGTGGGCTGGATCTGCAACGACGGCACACAGACGCGCAAGAAGATCGGTGCGCTCTTCGTGATGATCGGCGCGGAGCCGAATACGGCCTGGCTGGACGGCTGCCTGGATCTGGACCGAAAGGGTTTCGTGCTTACCGGCCGCGATGCCGATGGTTACGCGACACCTTCGCCGTTCGCTACGACCCTGCGCGGCGTGTTCGCGGTGGGCGATGTGCGGTCGGGATCGATCAAGCGTGTGGCTTCCGGGGTGGGGGAGGGGTCGGTCGTGGTGCAGGCGATTCACCGGTATCTGCATCCGTCGCCGGTCTGA